The following proteins come from a genomic window of Triticum aestivum cultivar Chinese Spring chromosome 6A, IWGSC CS RefSeq v2.1, whole genome shotgun sequence:
- the LOC123127522 gene encoding cytochrome b-c1 complex subunit Rieske, mitochondrial — protein MLRVAGRHISSHLAWRPAAAASAGGLPGDDFPRDQNPRFAIESPFYVAARGFSVESLVPRNQDGELAELTPTTAALKNACAKIVYDEYNHERYPPGDPSKRAFAYFVLSGGRFVYASLLRLLVLKFVLSMSASKDVLALASLEVDLSSIEPGTTVTVKWRGKPVFIRRRTEDDVKLANSVDVTSLRDPQEDAMRVKNPEWLVVIGVCTHLGCIPLPNSGDFGGWFCPCHGSHYDISGRIRKGPAPYNLEVPTYSFLEDNKMLIG, from the exons ATGCTCAGGGTCGCAGGTCGACACATATCCTCCCACCTCGCATGGCGCcccgccgcggccgcctccgccggcGGCCTCCCTGGCGACGACTTCCCCCGGGACCAGAATCCGCGCTTCGCCATCGAATCACCCTTCTATGTCGCTGCCAGAG GCTTTTCGGTTGAATCTCTTGTTCCGAGGAACCAGGATGGAGAGTTGGCTGAGCTCACACCAACTACAGCAGCTCTGAAGAATGCCTGTGCCAAAATTGTGTATGATGAGTATAACCACGAGAGGTACCCACCTGGTGACCCCAGCAAGCGTGCCTTTGCCTACTTTGTGTTGAGTGGTGGGAGATTTGTGTACGCATCCTTGTTGCGTTTGCTCGTCTTAAAGTTTGTCCTGAGTATGTCAGCAAGTAAGGATGTGCTTGCCCTCGCTTCCCTTGAGGTTGACCTGTCAAGTATTGAGCCCGGTACCACTGTGACTGTAAAGTGGCGGGGCAAGCCAGTTTTCATCAGGCGCAGGACTGAAGATGATGTGAAGCTGGCCAACAGCGTTGATGTTACATCTCTCCGTGATCCACAGGAGGATGCGATGCGTGTCAAGAACCCTGAGTGGCTTGTTGTCATTGGTGTCTGCACTCACTTGGGCTGCATTCCCCTCCCCAACTCTGGGGACTTCGGTGGCTGGTTCTGCCCATGTCATGGCTCACACTATGACATCTCAGGTAGAATCAGGAAGGGCCCAGCACCATACAACCTGGAGGTCCCGACCTACAGTTTCTTGGAAGATAACAAAATGCTTATTGGCTAA